A window of Prionailurus bengalensis isolate Pbe53 chromosome E1, Fcat_Pben_1.1_paternal_pri, whole genome shotgun sequence genomic DNA:
AGAGGACCCTGACACCCCCCAGGGGCGCATAACTGGATCCTCTGCTTGCCTGGCCCACCAAGCTTCCCAAGCCCAAACCCCCAGCAGCCGTCCATTTGCCAGGCTTCGCCAcctgggtgggggttgggagagagggCTCTGCTCAGCCAAAGGCTATCCCTTGCACCCAAGTCAGTTGATGTCATCGTAGATGCTGGGCGTTGGGGGTGCCGGTGGCTTTGGCTTCTTCTTCTTGTTGGAGCCTAGGCTGGAGGCAGTCCCTACCAGGCTCagatgggatttctttttcttggttttccgTGACTCTGAGCTGTTGGTACCTGAGAAGAAAGAGGCACGCGGGATGAGGGCGGGGCTGGGTCAGGAGAACGCAGGGGTCCCCACGTCCTCGGCTTCGGGCAGAGAGACCAGGGGGCCCAGATGTATCACCTACCTAGACCCCATCCCTGATTCTCACTCGTCTTGGAGGAGCCCGAATCAGAGGGTGAGAGATCAGAGGAGCCGTCCCACTGAAGCCGGCTGATCAGGGCCTGGCTGTCAGTCATGTCAAAGCTGTCGTTATCCAGGGAACTCTCGACCTCTGGAAGGACGCTGGAAAGAGAAGGGGCCAAAGAAGGGCTTGAGGGATACCAATCACGATCTTCATCTTTCACAACCCACCACCCTTCTCGGAGGGTCACTTACGCTGAGGGTCCGAGGAAGTAAATCCGCACGGCTCGCCGCTGCTCATCTGTGTGCTGGGGGCAGCGCAGGGACCTGGCAAGGACAGAATTGATCAGACCCTCCTGACAAGGCAGGAAGAAGGGTAGGAGGAACTCAGATGAAGCCTCTTCCCTCAACAGAGGAGGGACAAACAGACATAGACAGGCGAGGGATACACAGAGTGCCCCCAGATTGTGGCCTAAGGCCTGACCAttagaggagggaggggaggagtggggtCCCCATTGCTGAAGTCCAAGGGTACTCCCACCCCATGCCCAGGATGCGTGTGCAGGAGGCCCCTGGGCGCCTTTTCTAGGTTCTGAGCTCACCTTGTGCACATCTTCTTGGTGTGTTCAGAAATCACCCCACATTGCTGGAAGAGGAACAGAAGCTGAAAGGAGGGGCGGAGGGGAGCCCACTCCAGACACTAGATACTCTCTTCTGTACAAACTCTAGATTGCGCGAGCAGAAACGGCCCCGGGGTGTCCAGAACAGACAGTCCCAGACCACCACTGGCCAGGAAACCTAATTCCAGAGAGAGTGAGCTATATGGCCCTGCCTGCTGTCACCAGCCTCCTCCAGGGACGTGACCACCGCCTGTGGCTCCGACCCACTCCCAAGGGCCttccctcccctggtctctcacCGTGGTGAGCAGGCTACGCAGCTCCTCCGGCCCCAGGGTCTCGTAGCTGATCCCAGTTGAGTTGTTATACTGGGCGAGAACCAAAGGTACAGGTCAGAGAAGGGGCAGCccaagagggaggggggaggggaggacagggaaCCCATCCCTCTCATCCTTTTCTACATGGGACTGCCCAGCAGTTCTCCAGTGATTCTGTCCACCCCACCTGCTCATCGGGGAGGGGCTGGGACCCAGCGAGAACGTAAACGTGCCAAGACCTAAATACCCCATCTAGTGCTTGGGGCCATCAGCATCCTGACCCCACCTGCCCAAATCCCACCCAACTCCCAACAAGAAAAACGGGAGAGAACCTAAGAGGGGCAGCACCTACTCACCTTAAAAGGATCCGAATTGCTAAGTTcccctgaagaagaaaaaagaaggggaagggtGTTTGATGCAGAGGTACAGACAGAGAACCCTGAAAATaaccagagaggaagtgggggtgACAGAAGGATCACAGGCCCTCCCTCGATACCCCTGTCCCCTaagctccccacctccaccctccggCAATGAGTCCCAGGAGACACAGCTAGAATCGCTCCCATTGTTCAAGACCCACTTaccatttttgtgttttaaagactTGGATCTTCGAGGGGAATTGGGGTTCTGGAATGGGAGATACCATAGCTTTGGGGAAAGGGTAACGATAAGGGGGAGCCGAGAacccagggaaggaaaaaagatttgACAAAGAAACATCCTCAAATTCCTACTCTTCCTCCCCAGTAAGAGGCCCATCTACCCatattccctcctcccccattccccCAGGGCCTCCGCTGCCCTCCTGCCCACCACAGACACCCTCATCCCGAAACCCAGAGAGGCACCCGATGACCTCAGACTTGAGTCAAAATACCCGAGGACTCCCTGCCCAAATGGGAGGGTGTCTGTCCTTCGCCCAAATTTCCCTCATGCTTGCCCCCGCTCTCACCTTGTCTGATTTCCTCTTCTTGGCTGTGTGGGACAAAAGGACAAAGGACAGGGTCACTTTAAGTTCTCAATTTAAGGACCTCTACGGAAAAGGACAAAGCTGCATTCTCTCCTCCTCATTCAAGATAACTTGTGACCCAACTCCCACTTGCCACCTCACCCCAATGCCCCCCAAGTTCCCCCAGATCCCCAAACACCTTTCTTCTCTGAGCCGTACGACCAGTCGTTGTCATTGATGTCGTCATTATCCTCTTGGTCACTCTCCGACTTGTTCATATTGTTGCTGTTGGCAATCCTGCCGACGGGAGGGGAGAGAACGGGTCAAGGCGGccacctctctgcccccaacTTCACGGGTACAGTGCAGCGTCGGAGGCCAAGCACGAGCCACCCTCTGCGCCCTACCAACGCCCCCGAGGGACTACACCACGGCACAGGGTACGGAAGACGCGCAGCTCTGGTTCCGGCAGCGGGAGAAGCCCTCACCGGCGGTTGGCGATCCGGCTGCTGTTCCGGCCCATTCCCAGGCACTTCTCCAGATGTGGAGCAAAGCGGGAGGCGGCAATGCTGCGGCTGCAATTGGGGCAAACACACTCCTTGCTCTTCCACTGGTTGAAAACCTGTCCAAAGATGTCCAACCCCGGCTGGTCCACGATCTCTGGGGACAGGAGAGGCGTGGCGATCAGGGTGGGCAGGGGACCCTCACCTCGTGTTCCCGCCCATGGCCCCGTGGCCTCGTGGAACCCCCCTGCCTAAGCTCACAGGAGCTCCAGGCACTACTTCTGGCGCAGTTTCCAGAGAAGGGACCTCCGAGCGCCCCCGGGGCTGGGCCGGACTGCTCTCCTTCAACCCTGAAGCTCACCAAAATCCTTCATGCTATCAGGGTCCGTGTCGTCCAGGAAGAAGTAGCCACACTTGACAGCCCGGTGTACCTCAAAGCAGAATCCCAAACAAGAATCCTCGACCAGGTCCGCGTATATCTCCTGAGCGATGGCCTGGGCCCAGGGGAGAACATCCGCGGTCAGGAGAGTCACAGCCCCCTGGACTGAGAGCAACTCTCTCTCATCAACCAAGTCTGCCAATTCGCCCTGGCCAAAAATAATGCTTTCTTTGCCATTTTCCCCATCTTGACTTCGCGTCCTTTCTTCTTCCGGAGCCTTGGACCTTTTCGGCTGGCTATTCCCTTTAAGGAACCAGGCTGACTACCCAAATTCCTCTTTGGTGTGAATGCCAGATATAGCGACGTAGAGACATCAAGAGAAAGAACTAGAGGCACACGTGGGGGAGCCCTCACCTCTAGTTTGCTGTTATCCAGGCCAGACAAAGACATTTCctccattttcatttgtaaacTCTTGTGGAGACGGCGCTCTGACTGCTCATAGCACAGCGGGCGGCAACACGGCTGCacacacgggggtggggggtgctggtgTGAGTCCAAGGCACCTGTGAAGactgccacctcccctctgcaccTCACTGCCCAGAGCTTAATCCTGGCATCAAGATACACCCCTCCCCAAGGCCTAGGCTCACTAAGTCCGGATGGTCCTGCAGGGCCCGAAACCCAAAGGCGGCCTAGTCTTTCCCAGGACTGAACTCAGGCCCTGGACTCGGCTGCCAGTCAGTGTCTGGGTCTATAGGAGGCAGCAGCTCAACCCAGGTCCCCCAAACTCAAACCCCTCTTCGATACCCATGGTGCAATGcagcagggggaggagaaggaactCTAAGGCCTCAAAGCAAACCCACAGGGTGTGGCAAAGAACTGCACAGACTCCtaaatacccccccccccttccctagGCTCTCCTCAGAGTCACCTCTGCTTTCAGCCAGGATGTCCACTTGGGGGGGTACTGCTACCAGAAGTAGGAACGGCCCTAGAACCCTACAACCTTCACCCCACTCTGTCTTCCCTTGAAATAAGCCTGTGACCACGGAAGGGGAGCAGAGCCCACAGAAACCTAGAGCCGAAGGAGCATTTCTAGCCCCCATGAGCAAGAAGAGGGGGTAGAGCCCGGTTGGGATGGCATGCCAGGAGTGGGCACTCCCTTACCTGCTCTTCTTTTAGAtaaccaccctccctccctcaggacCAGCCCGGAAGTCTCTCCAAGAGCCCCAAAGTCCAGGAATCCCCACCAAAGGATTCAGAAACAGCGCCCGCAGTCCGGGGCCCCTCTGAACGGTGGGTACGAGTTTAAGGAGCTGCCGGCCTAGAGTGGGGTGGGGACTGACAAATGAGCCAGGGGCACTGGGGAGGGTAGGAGGCCGGGCCTCGGCTCTTCCCCCGTCCCTGCGGCACTGCTGCTGCATCATACCGACTGGGGGGAGGAGAGCCGAGCCGCCCGAGGCCGGCGCCGGTCCGGGACAGACCGACCCCTAGAGAGTGGGCAGAGTGGGACGCGTCCCGGCCCCTCTCCTTCCCCGCCCGCCGACAGCCCCAGCCGGCCGGGGAGAGGAGTCCGGGAGGGTGTCTCTATTGTCCCGGGGGCTGGGGCCTGGCTCCCTAACAAAggccccgcgccccctccccggccggCCCTGCCCCGCCCAGGGGGGACCCAGACAGGGGGAGAGCTGGGGGCCCCGGCCGGGCCGGGAAGCCGGGGGAAGCCGGGCGTTTCCGCGTCGgcccggggggaggggaaggggcgcTGACCcagacctggggggagggggcccaagccccgcctcgggccccgccccccgccccccgcaggcccctcccccgtccccgtCTCCGTCCCGTACTCACCCCGCCCGGGGGGCCGCGCCGGGGCCCGGCGGCCTCTCAGGGCCGCGTcctccggcggcggcggcggcggcggctgctccGGAGCCCCATGTCCGTCGGTCCGTCCTCGCCTCTCCCCGGGGCCCAGGGCCCGGGGCCGGGGGGTCGGGCCGCCCCCCCGCCTCGCCGCCTCACCGGGCGGCCatggccccttcccctcccttctcgtCCCgtcgccgcctcctcctcctcacctcacCCCGCCCGCGCGCAGTCCGCGCGCCGTCcgcgcgcccctccccccgccccccactccagCCCGCCTCTCCCGGGCGGGGGGTGCGGCGCGAGCCCGGAGCGCGCGCGCGTGCCGCGAccggaggatggatggatggggcgAGCGAGAACGCgagcgtgcgcgcgcgcgcccctctccccctccctccgcgCGGGCGCGAGGCCAAGCGCGAGCGCGCTCcaacctcctcctcttcctcctcccgcccctcttcaacaccccgcccccgccctcccttcctcttccttctttcgcTTTCGCGCGCCCAGCGACTGCTCGCGCCTGCTAGAAGGGCCCGAGCGCGTGCATCTGCCCCGCGGCCGCAGCTCGGCAGCATTTGCTCCAGGGGGCGGGGAccgggcggggaggaggggcgccACGCCGCCGTCCAAAGTACCGGCGGACGGGGACGGGGGCGGGGAGATGGGCGGGGCCTTCTGGAGCCACCTCGGCCAATCGCCGTCTCGCCTCGGTCCGGTCGGCCCAATAGGATGGCGGTGGGTGGAGCGACGTTCAAGGTGAGGTGCGCGGTGCGCTGGGGGCGGAGACGTTGTGCCGTCCCGGCCGGCTCCGGGGCGGGGGCAGCGGGTGGCGTCGAAAGAGAGCGCCGGCTCCCAGCCGAGCCTGGGACGCCTTCCGGCCCAGGCTCCCCCGCCCTTCCCTCGGGGCTCCcggctcttccccccccccccgcccccgccccgtgtAGTGCCCCGGCGCCCCCACTCCGGCATTTACCCCGAAGCGTGCAGCCACTTCTCTGAAGAGGCCGGAGTTGAAGTGGGGCTCTGTTAGCACCTCAGGGCAGAAAACCTATGGAGCCAAAGGGGCTCGTCTGAGCCTCCGTTCCCCTGTTTCTGGGCGGGTCTCAGCCCACTCCAGGCCTGCGAGCCAACGAATGCCCGAGATGAGGGTCCTCCACTGAGAGCGGAGGCCGAGCTGTGCCCTTCTGAGCGGAGCGCCCTCCCCGCCCTCAGCCTAATTTAGATCCCACACCTGCTCGCTTTTCCTGCTTCCGGAACCCACGCTGGACCCCCACCTCTCAGCCAGCCTGCCCGGCACTAGCCAGACCCTTCCCCCGACCCAGTGCTACTCCCCTGGGTGTGCCCGTATCCGCGGGCTCTCACAGTCCCCCATTACCTTCTGGAGGAAAGGGCCTTTCCTAGCCGCACCGATACCCAGACTAGCGCTTCAATCTGGGTTATTCTCTAGGTCTGGAGTTTTGGAGCGGGTGTCTGACAGCTCTCTCCCCCCTAGAAGATGAGGTTAAACGAGGAAAGTCTTCATATACTTGGTTGGGACCGTCACTGGCTGTTTAGtcttcagcaaacatttattgcgACAATAATCCTAAGTGTTTCAGACCAGGAGTCAGATTAGAATTTAAATCTGTGGACttgaaaaatgaacttggacaAATGAGCTCTctgttgcctcagtttcctctgttgTCACTGGGTATAATGATAGTGCCTATCTCATTAGGTCGTCGTGAGGACTGACAAGTCAGTGCATGTGAAACTCTTAGCTCAGTGTAAGTGCTTTATAAATCTTACCTGTTATTCTTACGTGCCCTGTAAGAATCCTTACGGTGCGCTGTGCTGGGATGCAAAGATGAAATAAGACAGTTGTGCCTCCTCAAGAAGTTCACAGTTTGTCAGATAAAACTAGGAAAATAATTGCCAAACACTctgataaaaacagagatgcaCAGGAGATGGGGTGGccagaaagagagataaaatgatGTAAGAGAGTTGGTCAGTAAAAGCTTTTTGTAGTGGGAGATTAGGGGGGCACTAGACATCCTAAACAACAAGCTTCAGGAATATGGCTCAGTTTGGGGACTGGCTGGAACACAGGAATGAGTGGGGAAGCAGCAGGAGGTGAGCAGGTCAGACCATAGAGGACTAAAGGTGTGTTGAGCAATATGGACTTAAACCCTATAGGCCACGAAGAGTCCTCAAGGGGAAGGACTCATTTGaccagcttttaattttttttcaatgtttatttatttttgaaaggagagagagagagaacacaagcaggggagagacagacagcgagggagacagaggatccaaagtgggctctgtgctgacagcagagagcctggtgcgggcctcgaacccacaaactgcgagatcatgacccgagctgaagccaggaatcgaatgcttaaccaactacgcCGCCCAGGTGCCCGTGACCAGATTTGAATTTTAAGTAGAATCACTCTGGCATGTGGATAATTATCAATTGGGGTATATGGGGTAAAGGACAAAGAGGCCCTGAAAACATCTTTAAGCTCTGAGGAGGAGATGCGAGGATATAAGGAGAATGACAAGTTCGACTTGGTTTGTGTTGTAGGTGCCGTGGGATGAGCTGGTGGAGACTCTGAAGGTCATTGaacttgcaaaagaatgaggCCAAGTCTTCAGGAAGCTCCGAAGTGTGAATCAGGAATTCTCCACACCAGTGATGCTGATCGGCTTCCTAGTCTCTAAATATGCCCAGTGTATCTGCCCTGAGGAATTTACACATGCCCAAGAAgccttcctgtctcctctctgtttACCTAAATACTTCCTCACTTTCCCACCCGTGGCCATCCTCACACCAACTCCTTTACAACTGGATGGTTCTGTTCATCCAGGCCCTGGCCTGGGCTGCTCTGTGGCGGTGACCTCTTTGGGAACATGCCTGGTCTCCCCAGGTAGCATCAAGCAGTCCGCAAATACTGAGGACCGTGCTGGTCTGGGCTGTGGGTGAGGCCGTGGCGTTAGGGCAGCAAGCCAGAGAAACCCACAGACTTTATCCTAGTAGAGTCTACACCCcagcaaagcctgatgtgggtgaAACAAGACTGTGAAGGCATCGGGCTGCTGAAGAAACAAATGgcatgggcacttgggtggctcagttggttaagcatctgactctggctcaggtcatgatctcacaattcatgagtttgagccccgccttgggttcTCCGctctcagcaaggagcccgctttagatcctctgtctcctctctctgtccccttccctgcttgctctctctctctctcagaaataaataaacattaaaaaaaaaaaaaaaaaaaaaaaggaactgggggcacgtgggtggctcagttggttaagcggtgaagcgtccaacttcggctcacgtcgtgatctcatggttcatgggttcaagcctcccctcggg
This region includes:
- the ATXN7L3 gene encoding ataxin-7-like protein 3 isoform X2, translating into MKMEEMSLSGLDNSKLEAIAQEIYADLVEDSCLGFCFEVHRAVKCGYFFLDDTDPDSMKDFEIVDQPGLDIFGQVFNQWKSKECVCPNCSRSIAASRFAPHLEKCLGMGRNSSRIANRRIANSNNMNKSESDQEDNDDINDNDWSYGSEKKAKKRKSDKNPNSPRRSKSLKHKNGFSVCTSASNTLPLLFSSSGELSNSDPFKYNNSTGISYETLGPEELRSLLTTQCGVISEHTKKMCTRSLRCPQHTDEQRRAVRIYFLGPSAVLPEVESSLDNDSFDMTDSQALISRLQWDGSSDLSPSDSGSSKTSENQGWGLGTNSSESRKTKKKKSHLSLVGTASSLGSNKKKKPKPPAPPTPSIYDDIN
- the ATXN7L3 gene encoding ataxin-7-like protein 3 isoform X3 — encoded protein: MKMEEMSLSGLDNSKLEAIAQEIYADLVEDSCLGFCFEVHRAVKCGYFFLDDTDPDSMKDFEIVDQPGLDIFGQVFNQWKSKECVCPNCSRSIAASRFAPHLEKCLGMGRNSSRIANRRIANSNNMNKSESDQEDNDDINDNDWSYGSEKKAKKRKSDKLWYLPFQNPNSPRRSKSLKHKNGELSNSDPFKYNNSTGISYETLGPEELRSLLTTQCGVISEHTKKMCTRSLRCPQHTDEQRRAVRIYFLGPSAVLPEVESSLDNDSFDMTDSQALISRLQWDGSSDLSPSDSGSSKTSENQGWGLGTNSSESRKTKKKKSHLSLVGTASSLGSNKKKKPKPPAPPTPSIYDDIN
- the ATXN7L3 gene encoding ataxin-7-like protein 3 isoform X4 — encoded protein: MKMEEMSLSGLDNSKLEAIAQEIYADLVEDSCLGFCFEVHRAVKCGYFFLDDTDPDSMKDFEIVDQPGLDIFGQVFNQWKSKECVCPNCSRSIAASRFAPHLEKCLGMGRNSSRIANRRIANSNNMNKSESDQEDNDDINDNDWSYGSEKKAKKRKSDKNPNSPRRSKSLKHKNGELSNSDPFKYNNSTGISYETLGPEELRSLLTTQCGVISEHTKKMCTRSLRCPQHTDEQRRAVRIYFLGPSAVLPEVESSLDNDSFDMTDSQALISRLQWDGSSDLSPSDSGSSKTSENQGWGLGTNSSESRKTKKKKSHLSLVGTASSLGSNKKKKPKPPAPPTPSIYDDIN
- the ATXN7L3 gene encoding ataxin-7-like protein 3 isoform X1 yields the protein MKMEEMSLSGLDNSKLEAIAQEIYADLVEDSCLGFCFEVHRAVKCGYFFLDDTDPDSMKDFEIVDQPGLDIFGQVFNQWKSKECVCPNCSRSIAASRFAPHLEKCLGMGRNSSRIANRRIANSNNMNKSESDQEDNDDINDNDWSYGSEKKAKKRKSDKLWYLPFQNPNSPRRSKSLKHKNGFSVCTSASNTLPLLFSSSGELSNSDPFKYNNSTGISYETLGPEELRSLLTTQCGVISEHTKKMCTRSLRCPQHTDEQRRAVRIYFLGPSAVLPEVESSLDNDSFDMTDSQALISRLQWDGSSDLSPSDSGSSKTSENQGWGLGTNSSESRKTKKKKSHLSLVGTASSLGSNKKKKPKPPAPPTPSIYDDIN